Proteins encoded within one genomic window of Thunnus maccoyii chromosome 22, fThuMac1.1, whole genome shotgun sequence:
- the si:ch73-71d17.2 gene encoding RPA-related protein RADX: protein MAATGCVFHRTLTRTRPGPNQASSSVPAVCRQFVFVVDLQRYSRDQGSSVYFPQAVLNGEDLYDVTLTDGDCRLRVTLDPGLNRLVERDVLRSGATLRNAAFTPAMTAQLPACPGASGERDSYRLVSVEVKGRAPDDDDDDEEDGVRRSDADWDSLPWFGSSEAAGSLVPLRANRIVFLPLWNNVDYSGEGWRETPPTEEEDEDEEEEVRCPAVTVSELRDAFLSGHRGVARGAVQHQLIVRVINKSHLMYYGRTDRNCECPYKAVLEVCDRTGSVCVVLWNSVCVDWYRCVKPGDVIGLSRYRVKQHYQAERDDIEISVNSRNPAARISVLPESSVAPEYVPPAPAYSFYSSKELLDRPHGVLCDVIGLLTFSGRPERIRSKDGRGAELLEYRWLRLEDGSSDRPITVKLFSTSQPETHRKLHPLSVVVCTRLKLIKASDQSCFYLTNTTYTQVYCTGLGHHSEMSYRKLRPVRQFLQWLRSQDDAQVLSRALIGGFFIYPPPPVSLETYMKERRGEPGFLRGAEFQREVERLCYRERRTFCIQATVTMVAYCRRGEEDRCLLWMDRASSLSPSSSSSSPRLPKPSPSPHLSPSPSSSSCCSSSFFPLPSTPRSPRPPLSSPCSSPSSAVSQLTPRLPQRRGGKSCKRKQLLQPETPKKSPRVTLQPEQHNNTVILFEASMEFLENTNANEDDDSDDDDDDDEDASSFVTAPFLPPFPPVAAETLRMHYDHGRREEQADAVAMGGRATAAGRFDSENYYTLRLRALSDGVLLDATFLPQSSSSSLCPPLLSHSNTWTSILSHGAFSSHTPPPSPGDLIGMAAQLTNQRLVCVLEACHLGGATTEVVLSRAFLLTD, encoded by the exons ATGGCGGCTACTGGCTGCGTCTTCCACAGAACCCTGACCCGGACCAGACCCGGTCCGAACCAG GCGTCCTCGTCCGTTCCCGCCGTCTGCAGACAGTTTGTCTTCGTGGTGGACCTGCAGCGCTACAGCAGAGACCAGGGATCCTCCGTCTACTTCCCCCAGGCTGTCCTCAACG GTGAGGACCTGTATGACGTCACACTGACAGACGGGGACTGCAGGCTTCGTGTGACTCTGGATCCTGGTCTGAACCGGCTGGTGGAGAGGGACGTGTTGCGGTCGGGAGCGACGCTACGCAACGCCGCCTTCACCCCCGCCATGACCGCTCAGCTCCCAGCATGCCCCGGGGcctctggagagagagacag CTACAGACTGGTGAGTGTGGAGGTCAAAGGTCGCGCTCcagacgacgatgatgatgatgaggaggatggAGTCAGGAGGTCGGACGCGGACTGGGACTCTCTGCCCTGGTTTGGATCCTCAGAGGCAGCAG GCTCTCTGGTTCCTCTGAGAGCCAATAGGATCGTGTTTCTCCCTCTGTGGAACAATGTGGACTACAGcggggagggatggagggaaacTCCGCCcactgaggaagaggatgaagacgaagaggaggaag TGCGATGTCCCGCCGTGACGGTGTCCGAGCTGCGTGACGCCTTCCTGTCCGGTCACCGGGGCGTCGCCAGGGGCGCCGTCCAGCATCAGCTGATCGTACGCGTCATAAACAAGTCACACCTGATGTATTACGGGAGAACAGACCGGAACTGCGAGTGTCCGTATAAG GCGGTGTTGGAGGTGTGCGACaggacaggaagtgtgtgtgtggtgttgtgGAACAGCGTGTGTGTCGACTGGTATCGCTGCGTGAAGCCCGGTGACGTCATCGGCCTGAGCCGCTACCGAGTCAAACAGCATTACCAGGCGGAGCGCGACGACATCG AGATCAGCGTGAACAGCAGAAATCCCGCCGCTCGCATCTCTGTTCTCCCAGAATCCTCTGTGGCGCCTGAATATGTACCACCGGCTCCCGCCTACAGCTTCTACAGCAG TAAGGAGCTGCTGGACCGTCCTCACGGCgtcctgtgtgatgtcatcggCCTGCTGACGTTCTCGGGTCGGCCGGAGCGAATCAGGAGCAAGG ACGGTCGAGGGGCGGAGCTTTTGGAGTACCGCTGGCTGCGACTGGAGGACGGTTCCAGCGATCGGCCAATCACGGTGAAGCTCTTCTCCACGTCTCAACCTGAAACCCACCGCAAGCTCCACCCAc TGTCGGTGGTTGTTTGCACCAGACTGAAGTTGATCAAAGCTTCAGATCAGAGCTGCTTCTACCTGACAAATACAACGTACACACAGGTGTACTGCACAg GTCTGGGCCACCACTCGGAGATGAGTTACCGTAAGCTGCGGCCGGTGCGGCAGTTCCTGCAGTGGCTGAGGAGTCAGGACGATGCCCAGGTGCTGAGCAGGGCTCTGATCGGAGGTTTCTTCATCTACCCGCCTCCTCCCGTCTCCTTGGAAACGTAcatgaaagagaggagag gtgagCCAGGTTTCCTGCGAGGGGCGGAGTTTCAGAGGGAGGTGGAGAGGCTCTGTTACCGGGAGCGACGCACCTTCTGTATCCAGGCAACTGTTACCATGGTTGCCTACTGCCGCAGAGGAGAG GAGGATCGTTGTCTGCTGTGGATGGACAGAGCTTCATCTctctcaccctcctcctcctcttcctcccctcgTCTCCCTAAACCCTCCCCGTCTCCTCACCtgtctccctccccctcctcctcctcctgctgctcctcctctttcttccctctcccCTCCACCCCTCGTTCACCCcgacctcctctctcctccccctgctCCTCTCcgtcatcagctgtcagtcagctgacGCCCCGCCTCCCGCAGCGAAGAGGAGG gaaGTCGTGTAAGAGGAAGCAGCtcctgcagccagaaactccgaagaaaag CCCCCGAGTTACATTACAACCAgaacagcacaacaacacag TCATTCTGTTCGAAGCCTCCATGGAGTTTCTAGAAAACACCAACGCCAATGAAGACGACGATAGtgatgatgacgacgacgacgatgaAGACGCCTCGTCCTTCGTCACAGCCCCCTTCCTTCCCCCTTTCCCGCCTGTCGCCGCGGAGACGCTGCGGATGCACTACGACCACGGTCGCAGGGAGGAGCAGGCGGACGCCGTGGCGATGGGAGGGAGAGCGACGGCCGCCGGGAGGTTCGACTCTGAGAACTACTACACGCTGAGGCTGagag CTCTGTCAGACGGCGTGCTGCTCGACGCCACCTTCCTCCCTcagtcctcctcttcctcgctctgtcctcccctcctctctcactccaACACCTGGACCTCCATCTTGTCTCACGGAGCCTTCTCCTCCCACACGCCGCCGCCCTCCCCAG GTGACCTCATAGGTATGGCGGcccagctgaccaatcagaggctGGTGTGCGTCCTGGAGGCGTGTCATCTGGGCGGAGCCACAACGGAGGTCGTCCTGAGCCGAGCGTTCCTGCTGACCGACTGA
- the ift46 gene encoding intraflagellar transport protein 46 homolog, producing MERANRGRGTIVLKNQLYDESLEVVDSEEVASVRSPTPRSQRQSESRRNRRGRGLMSANSSSDEFDEDHKPQRPAEPINGQPGVSPEEEEEEDDDDDDDDDDEDEDDSDEEDTDDDDGEAPEGAYDPADYANLPVSTEIKELFQYITRYTPQSVELEHSLKPFIPDFIPAVGDIDAFLKVPRPDGESDGLGLLVLDEPSVKQSDPTVLSLWLSEETKQHGATELKKVTSVASPQSNPRAVDSWVESISALHRSKPPASVQYGRPMPDIDSLMQEWPAELEELLGRLQLPPARLRCGLAEYADAVCGLLDIPVYGSRIQSLHLLFSLYLEFRDSQHFTRRT from the exons ATGGAGCGAGCTAACCGGGGCAGAGGCACGATAGTCCTGAAGAACCAGCTGTACGACGAGAGCTTGGAGGTGGTCGACTCCGAGGAGGTAGCGAGCGTCCGCAGCCCGACTCCCCGCAGCCAGCGTCAG tcagaGTCCAGGCGGAACAGGAGGGGGCGTGGCCTGATGTCAGCCAATAGCAGCAGCGACGAGTTCGACGAGGACCACAAACCTCAGCGGCCCGCAGAGCCGATCAACGGACAGCCCGGGGTCAGccccgaggaggaggaggaggaggacgacgacgacgacgatgatgacGACGATGAGGACGAAGACGACTCTGACGAAGAGGATACGGACGACGACGACGGCGAGGCTCCGGAGGGAGCGTACGACCCCGCCGACTACGCCAACCTGCCCGTCAGCACCGAGATCAAAGAGCTGTTCCAGTACATCACACG CTACACTCCTCAGTCGGTGGAGCTGGAGCACAGCCTGAAGCCGTTCATCCCGGACTTCATCCCCGCCGTCGGCGACATCGACGCCTTCCTGAAG GTGCCGAGGCCGGACGGTGAATCAGACGGTCTGGGGCTGCTGGTTCTGGACGAGCCCAGCGTGAAGCAGTCGGACCCCACGGTGCTGTCGCTGTGGCTGTCAGAGGAGACCAAACAGCACGGAGCCACCGAG ctgAAGAAGGTGACGAGCGTGGCGAGTCCTCAGTCGAACCCTCGTGCGGTGGACAGCTGGGTGGAGAGCATCAGCGCGCTGCATCGCTCCAAACCTCCGGCCAGCGTGCAGTACGGCCGGCCGATGCCGGACATCGACAGCCTGATGCAGGAGTGGCCGGcggagctggaggagctgctgggCCGCCTGCAGCTGCCGCCCGCCCGCCTCCGCTGCGGCCTGGCCGAGTACGCCGACGCCGTCTGCGGCCTGCTGGACATCCCCGTCTACGGCAGCCGCATCCAGTCTCTGCACCTGCTGTTCAGCCTCTACCTGGAGTTCAGAGACTCGCAGCACTTCACACGCAGGACGTAG